The nucleotide sequence GCAGGGCTTGTTCGGTGTCGGGCAGGCCGAACCCGAACACCCATGATTCACCGGCCGGGCCGCCCAGTCGTACGGTGATCTCCCGTGTGTCAGCCGTCCAGTTCAGCACGTCGCGGGCCTCGCCGAGGGCCAGACCGAGGGGGCCGTTCAGCCGGACGGTGCCGCTGGAGAGGGACGCCAGCCGCGCCAGCAGCAGAGACTGGATCGCGGTGCTCTTGCCACCGCCGTTGACACCGGTCAGGACGGTCAGGGGGCGTAGCTCGAACGACTCCGACTCGAAGCGCTTGAAGCCCCGGATCTCCAGAGAAGTGATCACCGGCCGGCTCCGGCGTCCGCGACGGCGGCCTTGAAGCGGTAGTCGACGCGATGACGGTCGGCGGTGGAGGAGGTGATGGCGTTGAGGTAGGTGACGTCAGTGGTCATCCGCTCCCGCGCGGCCTGCACGATCGCCTTCCGGCGCGTTCGCAGATCGGCGGTGGTGTGGTCGGGATCGGCCAGGGCGAGCGACCAGCTCTCGAACATGGCTCGGTTGATCGGACGACGGTAGTCGTCGCCCTTCGGCCACTTGCGGAAGGCGTGCTCCCCGAAGACCAGGTAGGCATGGGTCATCGCCCGGTCGAAGGCGGCCTCCAGCGCCGCCACCCGCTCGTCGGGGACCTGCTTCGGATCGTCGAGCATCTCGGTGGCGTCCATCAGGAACAGCTCCATCATGGGCCGCTCCTGGTAGGCCTCGATGTCCTTCAGCCAGAACGCGGCGAACCGCAGCGCCATCTCCCGGTCGTTCATCCGGATGTGGTTGGTCAGGCGGCCCCCGGTGGCCTTGGCGAAGGCGTCCGTGTGCGTCATCCGGTGCAGGATGTCCCTGCTGCGCGGACTGCTCATGCAGTGTCGGATCTCCTGCGCGTTCAGCGGGGTCCCACCGGTGTTGATCCGCTTGAAGATCTCGTATGTCACTCCGCGCGGTGTCGTCGGATCGATCACGTTGACGATCAACTGGGTGTTGTTGATCCGCCGCTGGAACGGCACGGGGAGATCGGTGAAACGCAGGTCTTTCAGGTCTCTCAGATGCTCCAGCTTCCCGAGGGCGAAGCCGTTCTCGCCGCCCCGGACGAACGCGTGCAGCGTGGAGAGCCGCTGAAGGCCGTCGACGACCCGGAACGACCCGTCCGCATCCTCCGCGAAGTAGAACGCGGGCAGCGGGATCTGGAGCAGCAGGGACTCGATGAGCAGGGACTTCTGGTCGGCGCGCCAGACCTGGAGACGCTGGAAGTCCGGAGCGAGTTCGATG is from Streptomyces sp. NBC_01314 and encodes:
- a CDS encoding DUF262 domain-containing protein; this translates as MAMDGAQTTPDVVEDVFEGHATDIEVEDPGEETERIQRPWNPDQIRVNTSQFSLRNILDQIDEGSIELAPDFQRLQVWRADQKSLLIESLLLQIPLPAFYFAEDADGSFRVVDGLQRLSTLHAFVRGGENGFALGKLEHLRDLKDLRFTDLPVPFQRRINNTQLIVNVIDPTTPRGVTYEIFKRINTGGTPLNAQEIRHCMSSPRSRDILHRMTHTDAFAKATGGRLTNHIRMNDREMALRFAAFWLKDIEAYQERPMMELFLMDATEMLDDPKQVPDERVAALEAAFDRAMTHAYLVFGEHAFRKWPKGDDYRRPINRAMFESWSLALADPDHTTADLRTRRKAIVQAARERMTTDVTYLNAITSSTADRHRVDYRFKAAVADAGAGR